From a region of the Acinetobacter larvae genome:
- a CDS encoding OmpA family protein, with product MLNKKLNFMMAISMMGLMACTKSNQTEQHTTTEASAVHAASATETTDAHTEQFDLAKLPVSDIALGEFPYISLPDGYAFHDQVTLNFEKTPFWTGQDITFVEGRLLSAQIRQQDNNTAGSFLALQRNLESVIQQLGGQRISHSKISAQALEKIPEQFKVNYVAGLGDIYNNPTETFVIRQKDKNIWYQLTQSGNHAGLLVAQTEALQITAKILSSNQLKTALDQDQKVNIQVNFETDKADIMPDSQAQIEQVIQLLEDNPELKLKIHGHTDHSGDQQHNQVLSEKRAQAIVQALTTGHNINPNRLLAKGFGDTQPLADNTTADGKFLNRRVELIKAN from the coding sequence ATGTTGAACAAAAAATTAAATTTTATGATGGCCATCAGCATGATGGGGTTAATGGCTTGTACCAAGTCGAATCAAACAGAACAACATACTACAACTGAAGCCAGTGCGGTTCATGCGGCTTCTGCCACAGAAACGACAGATGCTCATACTGAACAGTTTGATCTTGCAAAATTACCTGTTTCAGATATTGCTTTGGGGGAATTTCCTTATATTAGTCTACCCGATGGCTATGCTTTTCATGACCAAGTAACGCTTAACTTTGAAAAGACACCTTTTTGGACAGGTCAAGATATAACCTTTGTTGAAGGGCGATTATTGAGCGCCCAAATCCGCCAACAAGACAATAATACAGCAGGGAGTTTCTTGGCATTACAGCGTAATTTAGAAAGCGTTATTCAGCAATTGGGGGGTCAACGCATTAGCCATAGTAAAATTTCTGCACAAGCTCTGGAAAAAATTCCTGAACAATTTAAAGTTAATTATGTTGCAGGTCTAGGTGATATTTATAATAACCCGACGGAAACCTTTGTCATTAGACAAAAAGATAAAAATATTTGGTATCAGCTGACGCAATCTGGCAATCATGCAGGGTTATTGGTGGCACAGACTGAAGCGCTACAGATTACAGCCAAGATCTTGAGCTCTAATCAATTAAAAACCGCATTAGATCAGGATCAGAAAGTCAATATTCAGGTTAATTTTGAAACTGACAAAGCCGATATTATGCCAGATTCGCAAGCACAAATTGAACAAGTGATTCAATTATTAGAAGATAATCCAGAGCTGAAACTTAAGATTCATGGTCATACTGATCATTCGGGAGATCAACAACATAATCAGGTGTTATCTGAAAAACGCGCACAAGCGATTGTGCAGGCATTAACAACAGGTCATAACATCAATCCCAATAGATTATTAGCCAAAGGCTTCGGTGATACTCAACCTCTAGCAGATAATACCACTGCAGATGGTAAATTTCTCAATCGTCGAGTTGAGTTAATCAAGGCGAATTAA